Below is a genomic region from Paraburkholderia phenazinium.
CGCGACGATAGCGCCTGATTACAGCCACGTGCTGGCGCCCGCCACGACCACCGCGAAGAACGCGATGCCGCGCGTGGCTGCTCTGCTAGACGTTGCACAAATCTCAGACATCGTTGCGGTCGAATCCGCCGACGTATTCGTGCGTCCCATCTACGCCGGCAACGTCCTGGCTACCGTGCGAAGCGCGGACCGCATCAAGGTCATCACCGTACGCACGACCGCCTTTGCGGCGGCGGCCGCCGAAGACGGTACGGCAGTAATCGAATCGCTCGCACCAGCTGGCGAGGTTGCCGGTTCGCGTTTCGTGAGCCAGCAACTGACCCGCTCCGAGCGTCCTGAACTGACTGCGGCGCAGAGGGTGATTTCGGGCGGCCGGGGTATGGGCTCAGGCGAAAACTTCGCACTGCTGGAGGACATCGCCAACAAGCTGGGCGCGGCGGTCGGCGCGTCGCGAGCCGCGGTGGATGCCGGCTTTGTGCCGAACGACTATCAGGTGGGCCAGACCGGCAAGGTCATCGCGCCGCAACTCTATATCGCGGTCGGCATCTCGGGCGCGATCCAGCATCTGGCCGGGATGAAGGACTCGAAGGTGATCGTCGCGATCAACAAGGACGAAGAGGCGCCGATTTTTCAGGTCGCCGACTACTGGATCGTCGGCGATCTTTTCAAGGTATTGCCGGAGTTGTCCGGTGAGCTGGACAAGCTGCAACAAAACTGACTCTGGAGACGATGATGAGCATCTATCTTGCGCCGCTGCGCGACATGCGCTTCGTTATGAAGGAACTGGCCGGTCTCGGCGAATTGTCTTCGCTGCCGGGCTTCGAGGACGTGAGTCCCGAACTGGCCGAGGCTGTGCTCGACGAGGCGGCGAAGCTCGCGACCGAAGTGCTGGCGCCGCTTAACAGGTCCGGCGACGAGCAGGGCACGCAACTGTCGAAGGACGGCGTCGTTGCTGCGGACGGCTTTGCAAAGGCTTACCGGCAGTTTGCCGAAGGTGGCTGGAGCGGGCTCTCCGGCGACCCGGAGTTCGGCGGTCAGGGGCTGCCTGAGTTACTGCATGCGGCGACTGTCGAGATGTGGAATTCGTCGAATATGGCGTTTGCGCTGTGTCCTTTGTTGACTGCGGGCGCTACCGAGGCGCTAAGGCAGCACGGCTCGGAAGAGCTTAAGGGACACTATTTGCCGAAGCTCATCAGCGGTGAGTGGACGGGCACCATGAATCTGACCGAGCCGCAGGCGGGCTCGGATCTCGCTGCGGTACGCACGAAGGCCGTGCCAGAAGGCGATCACTATCGTCTCTACGGTCAGAAGATTTTTATCACGTGGGGCGATCACGACATGACGGATAACGTCATTCATCTCGTCCTCGCACGCACGCCGGATGCGCCTGAGGGTGTGCGCGGCATATCGCTGTTTGTCGTACCCAAGTTCCTGCTGAATGCCGATGGCTCGAGCGGCCAGCGCAACGACGCGCACTGCGTCTCTCTCGAACACAAGCTCGGCATTCACGCGAGTCCGACCTGCGTAATGAGCTTCGGCGACCAGGGAGGGGCGATCGGCTATCTGGTAGGACAGGAGAACAAAGGTCTCGCGCATATGTTCACGATGATGAACGAAGCGCGCCAGAAGGTGGGCATCCAGGGACTCGCGATCGCGGAGCGCGCTTATCAGCAGGCCCGCGAATACGCGAAGGAACGCGTTCAGGGACGGCTCGCGAGCAGCAAATCGGGTGGTGCGGTCGCCATCGTTCATCACCCTGACGTGCAGCGCATGTTGCTGACGATGAAGTCGCAGATCGAAGCGATGCGTGCTTTCGCGTATGTGATGGCCGCGGATATGGACCGTGCGCATCGGGATCCCGACGCCGGTGAGCGTGCCGGTCGCCAGGCGCGTGTCGATCTTCTGATTCCGGTGCTCAAGGCGTGGTGTACGGAGTTGGGCGTCGAGATTGCGTCGATGGGTGTGCAGGTGCATGGCGGGATGGGTTACATCGAAGAGACGGGCGCATGCCAGTTCCTGCGTGACGCACGAATCGCGCCGATCTACGAAGGCACGACAGGCATTCAGGCCGCCGACCTGGCAGGCCGCAAACTTGCCTCGGATGGCGGCGCGGCGATGGCTGCCCTGATTGCCGAGATGCGTCAGGCCGCGGCGGAACTCGCGCACAGCAAGCATACGCAAGTGGCATCCATCGGCGCTGTGCTTGCGACCGGTGTAGACGCGCTCGAGAGTGCCACCGCCTGGATGCTGCAAGCATTGGCGAGTGAACCCGATGCAGCGCTGGCCAGTTCCGTCGACTATCTGATGCTCACCGGCTACGTGTGTGGCGGATGGCAGATGGGGCGCGCAGCACTTGTTGCTTCACGGAAAGGCACTGCAAACGAAGACCCGGACTTCCATCGTGCCAAGCTCGCCACCGCGCGCTACTACGCCGACAAGGTCTTGCCCAAAGCGAATGCGCTTCTGGAGGCGATTCGCAGCGGTTCGTCTAGCGGGACCAGTCTCCCGATCGAGCAGTTCTGAGCGACGGCTGGACGGCGGCGAAAATCATTATTGTAAAACTATTGATATGTAATCCGAAATAAAATGGAGGAGATATGTTTAAAAAAAATCGCATGCGCTGCGTTAATCTCGAGCGCGATATGTTCCGGCGCGATGGCGCAAAGCGCCGGAAGCCTCATTACTAGCGTAGGCGGGGCGTGGCTCGACTTTGGTCCGTCTTCCGCAACAGCGTTGCAGAGCAGTTCGGCTTTCGGCAACTTCACATCATCGGGGACGGGTGGTCAGATACATAACACATTCACGCTAGAACTCTCGACCACTTATTTCATCACCGACAATATTGCATTCGACCTTGCGACGGGTATTCCGCCCAAGCTCCAGCTCTATGCGCAAGGCAACGCCACGCCGTTCGGCGCCGGCGGCCCATCCCTCAATCTGGGGAATCTGGCGCCGCTCGCCACCACCCGGTCGTGGGCGCCTATCCTGTTCCTCAAGTACTACTTCTTCGACGCGCAGACGAAGCTGCGTCCGTTCGTCGGCGTCGGCGGAAACTATACCTGGTACTCGCACACCAATCTCAATTCGACATTCAGCGGCGCGTTGCAGCAGATTGCCGGGCCGGGCGGACAGGTCAAGGCTTCGCTCAGTCCGTCTTGGAACCCTGCGTTCGATGTGGGCGCGTCTTACAACATCAGCAAGAACTGGTACGCGACTGCGTCGGTGACGTATCTGTTTCTGAAGACGAATGCGACGGTCAGTGCCGTGGCCGCCAATGGTCAGACGGTGTTGTCCAACAAGACGCGCATCACGGCGGATCCGGTGATCGTTTTTCTGGGGCTGGGATACCGGTTCTAAGGACTCGATGTGCTAGATGGGGGCCGCGCTGCGTGGCCTTCGAGACACATCAAGATGTACCCCCCCAGCTTTCCAGGCCTTCCTCCCGGCTTCCCTTTGCCTTTAGGCATTCCCATCACACCGTCCGAAAGCTCTCTGCAAGATTTTTCTTGCAGATGAGAATAACTCGCATTATCATTCGCGTTCTAGATTTCTGTTTCCGCTTAACAACCACCCGCTACAGGCGCTTGCGTCCCGCGCAGTCATGCTGCATGGGCGTCGGCCTGCGCCTGCGCTCGACCAAAAGAACATGCAGAACCTGTCCACTGCCAGCCATCTGGCGTTTGTCCGCGGCTCGACCCGTACCACGTCGCTTCTCAGCGCCGCGCTGTTGGCGAGCGCCGGCCTTTCGCTTTCCACGCTGTCGACGCCCGGTTGGGCGCAAACCGTCGCCGCGTCGGACGCTGTCACGACGCTGCCCGCCGTCACCGTGACCGCCGCGGTCGATCCGGCCACGCAATCCGACAGCGTCAGCGCCGGCGCGCTGGGCACGCGCAAACAGGTGGACACGCCGTTTTCTACCCACGTCGTGACGAGCGAAGAGGCTGAGGACCTGATGGCAACGACAGCGAACGACCTGTTCGCGTACGATCCGGCCACATCGGTCAGCAGCAGCAACCGGATCAGCGAAAACTCGATGTTCACCGTGCGCGGTTTGCCGATCGACACGCTCAACGGCATCAAGGTGGACGGCCAGAGCTTTCCTTCCTGGGACACGGATCTTTCGCTCGAACCGTTCGAACAGGTGCAACTGCTCAAAGGTCTGTCAGGGTTCATGTATGGCTTCGGCTCGCCGGGCGGGATCGTCAACTACGTATTGAAGCGGCCGACCGACGAGCCGTATCGCAGCATTTCGGTCGGCTATGAGTCGGCCGGCGTGTTCAGCGAGAAGGTCGATCTGGGCGGCCGCTTTGGCAACGACGACCGCTTCGGTTACCGCCTGAACCTGGTGAACGAGGACGGCAACACCGCCGAGGCGAATGGTCATGTGCGTCGTCAGGTGGCGTCGCTCGCGTTCGACTTCCGTATCACCCCGGATCTGACGTGGAGCGCCGACGCGTTCTATCAGAAGCGTAAAACCAACGGCACGCTGTTCGGCCTGATGTTCGGCTCGGGGCTCGGTATTCCCGACGCCAGCACGATCACGCACGACCTCACGCAGCCGCAGAACTACTACGAGACGGAGATGGCTTCGTTTGGCACGGGCCTCGACTATCGTCTCTCCGGGAACTGGCATGCGAGCCTGAAGTACCGCTTCGCCAAGGAGAACCGCACCAACTCCGATAGTCTGCTGTACGTGACCGATGCCGCCGGTGACTATTCGAACACGCTATATGCGGCGATGACGCGCTACTTCTACCAGAACGTCGATGCGATGGTGCAGGGCCAGTTCGACACCGGCAGCATCAAACACGATGTCGTCATCGGTGCGGGCTTCCAGTCGCAGACGAGCGAGTACAGCAACAGCACAGGCTGGAATGAAGGTTACAGCCTCGGCACGGGCAATCTGTATAGCAGCAGCTTGCTGACGAATGCCGAGGTCGGGATCGGCGAGGATCTTTACCGGCAGTCGCGCACGAATCAGGCCGCGCTGTATGCAAGCGATACCGTGCAGTTCACCTCGCGCTTTTCCGCGCTGCTCGGTTTGCGCTACACGCAGTTCCGCGAGAACGTCTACGATCCGAGCAGTGCGGTGTCATCGCAATACAGCGCCAATCCGGTCACGCCGACTGTCGCGCTGATGTTCAAAAGTGATCCGTACTCCACAATTTATGCGAGCTATGTCGAGTCGCTGGAGCAGGGCGGTTCGTCGTCGAACACCAACGTCAATTATCCCGCCACGTATGGGCCGTTGCGCAGCAAGCAGTATGAAGTCGGCTTCAAGACAGATCACAAGAAATGGGGCGCCGATGTAGCACTGTTCCGTGTCGATCAAGGTTATGACTACACCAACAGCGAGAACGTCTACGTGCAGGACGGCACGAAACGCTACACCGGTGTCGATGCGAGCGGCTGGCTGGCACTCACGAACGAGTGGCGCGTGCTCGGCGGCGTGATGTGGCTCGACGCAAAGGCGGTGGATATCGACGACCCGAGTATCGAAGGCAAGCGCGTCTACGGCGCGCCGCGCTTCACGGCGACAGGCCGGATCGAATACAACCCGTCGTATCTGCGCCCGCTCACGCTTGCGTTCGGCGGCAAGTACGTCGGCAGCATGGCCGTCGACGCAGCCAATACGCAGTTCGTGCCGTCGTACGTCACGTACGACGTGAGCGGCAAGTACGAAACGCGGATCGCCGGCAAGGACGTGACGTTCCGCGCGGGGATCAACAACCTGCTCAACCGCCGCTACTGGACCACGGCGTGGGGCTATTACGTTGCGCCGTCCCCGACGCGCACCGCGGTGGCCAGCGCCACGATGCAGTTCTAGATGCGGTGGCCGGCGTTTTGCAGTGCGTGGGCATGGTGATGCCCGCGCCATGGCGGCAAGGCGCCCGCATGCATCCGACGTTACG
It encodes:
- a CDS encoding OmpW/AlkL family protein, which produces MAQSAGSLITSVGGAWLDFGPSSATALQSSSAFGNFTSSGTGGQIHNTFTLELSTTYFITDNIAFDLATGIPPKLQLYAQGNATPFGAGGPSLNLGNLAPLATTRSWAPILFLKYYFFDAQTKLRPFVGVGGNYTWYSHTNLNSTFSGALQQIAGPGGQVKASLSPSWNPAFDVGASYNISKNWYATASVTYLFLKTNATVSAVAANGQTVLSNKTRITADPVIVFLGLGYRF
- a CDS encoding acyl-CoA dehydrogenase C-terminal domain-containing protein; the protein is MSIYLAPLRDMRFVMKELAGLGELSSLPGFEDVSPELAEAVLDEAAKLATEVLAPLNRSGDEQGTQLSKDGVVAADGFAKAYRQFAEGGWSGLSGDPEFGGQGLPELLHAATVEMWNSSNMAFALCPLLTAGATEALRQHGSEELKGHYLPKLISGEWTGTMNLTEPQAGSDLAAVRTKAVPEGDHYRLYGQKIFITWGDHDMTDNVIHLVLARTPDAPEGVRGISLFVVPKFLLNADGSSGQRNDAHCVSLEHKLGIHASPTCVMSFGDQGGAIGYLVGQENKGLAHMFTMMNEARQKVGIQGLAIAERAYQQAREYAKERVQGRLASSKSGGAVAIVHHPDVQRMLLTMKSQIEAMRAFAYVMAADMDRAHRDPDAGERAGRQARVDLLIPVLKAWCTELGVEIASMGVQVHGGMGYIEETGACQFLRDARIAPIYEGTTGIQAADLAGRKLASDGGAAMAALIAEMRQAAAELAHSKHTQVASIGAVLATGVDALESATAWMLQALASEPDAALASSVDYLMLTGYVCGGWQMGRAALVASRKGTANEDPDFHRAKLATARYYADKVLPKANALLEAIRSGSSSGTSLPIEQF
- a CDS encoding electron transfer flavoprotein subunit alpha/FixB family protein, yielding MSILVLAEHDNQTLKAATLNTVTAAARLGEEIDLLVAGSQCTSVAEQAARIAGVKRVRVADAPHYAHPLAENLATLIATIAPDYSHVLAPATTTAKNAMPRVAALLDVAQISDIVAVESADVFVRPIYAGNVLATVRSADRIKVITVRTTAFAAAAAEDGTAVIESLAPAGEVAGSRFVSQQLTRSERPELTAAQRVISGGRGMGSGENFALLEDIANKLGAAVGASRAAVDAGFVPNDYQVGQTGKVIAPQLYIAVGISGAIQHLAGMKDSKVIVAINKDEEAPIFQVADYWIVGDLFKVLPELSGELDKLQQN
- a CDS encoding TonB-dependent siderophore receptor, whose product is MQNLSTASHLAFVRGSTRTTSLLSAALLASAGLSLSTLSTPGWAQTVAASDAVTTLPAVTVTAAVDPATQSDSVSAGALGTRKQVDTPFSTHVVTSEEAEDLMATTANDLFAYDPATSVSSSNRISENSMFTVRGLPIDTLNGIKVDGQSFPSWDTDLSLEPFEQVQLLKGLSGFMYGFGSPGGIVNYVLKRPTDEPYRSISVGYESAGVFSEKVDLGGRFGNDDRFGYRLNLVNEDGNTAEANGHVRRQVASLAFDFRITPDLTWSADAFYQKRKTNGTLFGLMFGSGLGIPDASTITHDLTQPQNYYETEMASFGTGLDYRLSGNWHASLKYRFAKENRTNSDSLLYVTDAAGDYSNTLYAAMTRYFYQNVDAMVQGQFDTGSIKHDVVIGAGFQSQTSEYSNSTGWNEGYSLGTGNLYSSSLLTNAEVGIGEDLYRQSRTNQAALYASDTVQFTSRFSALLGLRYTQFRENVYDPSSAVSSQYSANPVTPTVALMFKSDPYSTIYASYVESLEQGGSSSNTNVNYPATYGPLRSKQYEVGFKTDHKKWGADVALFRVDQGYDYTNSENVYVQDGTKRYTGVDASGWLALTNEWRVLGGVMWLDAKAVDIDDPSIEGKRVYGAPRFTATGRIEYNPSYLRPLTLAFGGKYVGSMAVDAANTQFVPSYVTYDVSGKYETRIAGKDVTFRAGINNLLNRRYWTTAWGYYVAPSPTRTAVASATMQF